Proteins encoded together in one Micromonospora auratinigra window:
- the meaB gene encoding methylmalonyl Co-A mutase-associated GTPase MeaB, translating into MLVDRARAGDPRAVARLITLVESGDEVLPQVAAALAPYAGHAQVVGLTGSPGVGKSTTTNELVRALRARGHRVGVLAIDPSSPFTGGAILGDRVRMQDHATDPGVYIRSMSSRGHLGGLSAATPQAVRVLEGAGCDVVLVETVGVGQAEVEVASLADTTLVLLAPGMGDAIQAVKAGILEIADVFVVNKADRDGADATVRDIQGMIALGERGPGEWRPQVVRSIAARGEGIDDIAAAIDKHRDWLERHGELRRRREARAAAEVEAIALGVLRDRIGSLRDGTELSTLAAKVAEGAIDPYAAAGELLTQLGS; encoded by the coding sequence ATGCTGGTGGACCGGGCCCGTGCGGGCGACCCCCGCGCGGTGGCCCGGCTGATCACCCTGGTCGAGTCCGGTGACGAGGTGCTGCCGCAGGTCGCGGCGGCCCTCGCGCCGTACGCGGGGCACGCCCAGGTGGTCGGGCTGACCGGCTCGCCCGGGGTGGGCAAGTCGACCACCACCAACGAGCTGGTCCGGGCGCTGCGGGCGCGCGGCCACCGGGTCGGGGTGCTGGCCATCGACCCGTCCAGCCCGTTCACCGGCGGCGCGATCCTCGGCGACCGGGTCCGGATGCAGGACCACGCCACCGACCCGGGCGTCTACATCCGTTCGATGTCCAGCCGGGGCCACCTCGGCGGCCTCTCCGCGGCGACGCCGCAGGCGGTGCGGGTGCTGGAGGGCGCCGGCTGCGACGTGGTGCTGGTGGAGACCGTGGGCGTCGGGCAGGCCGAGGTCGAGGTCGCCTCGCTGGCGGACACCACGCTGGTGCTGCTCGCCCCGGGCATGGGCGACGCGATCCAGGCGGTCAAGGCCGGCATCCTGGAGATCGCCGACGTCTTCGTGGTCAACAAGGCCGACCGGGACGGCGCGGACGCGACGGTCCGCGACATCCAGGGCATGATCGCGCTGGGCGAGCGTGGCCCGGGGGAGTGGCGGCCGCAGGTGGTCCGCTCGATCGCCGCGCGGGGCGAGGGCATCGACGACATCGCCGCCGCCATCGACAAGCACCGGGACTGGCTGGAGCGCCACGGCGAGCTGCGCCGCCGGCGGGAGGCCCGGGCCGCCGCCGAGGTCGAGGCGATCGCGCTCGGTGTCCTCCGCGACCGGATCGGCTCGCTGCGCGACGGTACGGAGCTGAGCACGCTCGCCGCCAAGGTGGCCGAGGGCGCGATCGACCCGTACGCGGCGGCCGGGGAGCTGCTGACCCAGCTCGGCTCCTGA
- a CDS encoding GNAT family N-acetyltransferase, with the protein MTTIPSSSGETTRADRRDPPSVRIRLAQTDDAAEIAMLHADSWRRHYRGAYADSYLDGDLETDRRSVWSARLAASTHSATLLAEHDGRLVGFVHVVLDEDPRWGSLVDNLHVVHDRRRMAVGTRLLSHAVRAVSGQATGNAMCLWVLRQNTPARQFYRARGATCAETATVSPPGGDPTRLHGAPRKLRMVWPDVTEDFRA; encoded by the coding sequence GTGACGACGATCCCGTCCTCCTCCGGCGAGACCACCAGGGCCGATCGGCGGGACCCGCCGTCGGTACGGATCCGGCTCGCGCAGACCGACGACGCCGCCGAGATCGCGATGTTGCACGCCGACAGCTGGCGACGGCACTACCGAGGTGCGTACGCCGACTCGTACCTCGACGGCGACCTCGAGACGGACCGCCGCTCGGTGTGGTCGGCCCGGCTCGCCGCATCGACCCACAGCGCGACCCTCCTCGCCGAACACGACGGACGACTGGTGGGCTTCGTCCACGTCGTGCTCGACGAGGACCCACGCTGGGGCAGCCTCGTCGACAATCTGCACGTCGTCCACGATCGACGCCGGATGGCCGTCGGCACCCGCCTGCTGAGCCACGCCGTCCGGGCCGTCAGCGGGCAGGCGACCGGCAACGCGATGTGCCTGTGGGTGCTCCGGCAGAACACCCCGGCCCGGCAGTTCTACCGCGCCCGCGGGGCCACCTGCGCGGAGACCGCGACGGTGTCGCCGCCCGGCGGGGACCCGACCCGGCTGCACGGCGCGCCCCGCAAGCTGCGGATGGTGTGGCCGGACGTGACGGAGGACTTCCGGGCCTGA
- the mce gene encoding methylmalonyl-CoA epimerase: MAENSPVEPAADYVTDIGLRRIDHVGVAVADLDAAIDFYRRTFGMRCVHTETNEEQGVREAMLAVGPGTEGGMVQLLAPLSPDSTIGKFLDKRGPGIQQVAYTVADIDAACAALRERGVRLLYEKPKRGTSDSRVNFVHPKDAGGVLIELVEPAATH; this comes from the coding sequence ATGGCTGAGAACTCCCCCGTCGAGCCCGCTGCCGACTACGTCACAGACATCGGTCTGCGCCGCATCGACCACGTCGGGGTCGCGGTGGCCGACCTGGACGCCGCGATCGACTTCTACCGGCGCACCTTCGGGATGCGCTGCGTGCACACCGAGACCAACGAGGAGCAGGGCGTCCGCGAGGCGATGCTGGCGGTCGGCCCGGGCACCGAGGGCGGGATGGTGCAGTTGCTCGCCCCACTGTCGCCCGACTCCACCATCGGCAAGTTCCTGGACAAGCGCGGCCCCGGCATCCAGCAGGTCGCGTACACCGTGGCGGACATCGACGCGGCCTGCGCGGCGCTGCGCGAGCGCGGCGTCCGGCTGCTCTACGAGAAGCCGAAGCGCGGCACGTCGGACTCGCGGGTCAACTTCGTGCACCCGAAGGACGCCGGTGGCGTGCTGATCGAGCTGGTGGAGCCGGCCGCCACGCACTGA
- a CDS encoding acyl-CoA mutase large subunit family protein, translating into MDAEEIAAGRARWQARYDAARKRDADFTTLSGMPVEPVYGPPEGVAYPGFDRIGWPGEYPYTRGLYPTGYRGRTWTIRQFAGFGNAQQTNERYKMILGAGGGGLSVAFDMPTLMGRDSDDPQSLGEVGHCGVAIDSAADMEVLFDGIDLAGVTTSMTISGPAVPVFCMYLVAAERQGADLSKLDGTLQTDIFKEYIAQKEWLFDPEPHLRLIGDLMEYCARDIPRYKPLSVSGYHIREAGSTAAQELAYTLADGFGYVELGLSRGLDVNVFAPGLSFFFDSHVDFFEEIAKFRAARRIWARWLRDVYGATSEKALWLRFHTQTAGVSLTAQQPVNNVVRTAVEALAAVLGGTNSLHTNALDETLALPTDESAEIALRTQQVLMEETGVVNVADPLGGSWYVEALTDKIEAEAEEIFARIRQLGGEGPHQIGPMTSGILRGIEDGWFTGHIAESAFVYQQALEKGDKRIVGVNCHTGTIAKDLEILRISHEVELEQRRVLAERKTARDDAAVKAAVQHMVEVSRTGENMIPAMLDAVRAEATLGEICDALRAEWGTYREPARF; encoded by the coding sequence ATGGACGCCGAAGAGATCGCCGCCGGTCGGGCCCGCTGGCAGGCCCGCTACGACGCCGCCCGTAAGCGGGACGCGGACTTCACCACGCTCTCCGGCATGCCGGTCGAACCGGTCTACGGCCCGCCGGAGGGCGTGGCGTACCCGGGCTTCGACCGGATCGGCTGGCCGGGCGAGTACCCGTACACCCGGGGGCTCTACCCGACCGGCTACCGCGGGCGGACCTGGACGATCCGGCAGTTCGCCGGCTTCGGAAACGCCCAGCAGACCAACGAGCGCTACAAGATGATCCTCGGCGCCGGTGGCGGCGGGCTCTCCGTCGCCTTCGACATGCCGACCCTGATGGGGCGCGACTCCGACGACCCGCAGTCGCTCGGCGAGGTCGGGCACTGCGGGGTGGCCATCGACTCGGCCGCCGACATGGAGGTGCTCTTCGACGGCATCGACCTGGCCGGCGTGACCACCTCGATGACCATCTCCGGCCCGGCCGTGCCGGTCTTCTGCATGTACCTGGTCGCCGCCGAGCGGCAGGGCGCCGACCTGTCCAAGCTGGACGGCACGCTCCAGACGGACATCTTCAAGGAGTACATCGCGCAGAAGGAGTGGCTCTTCGACCCGGAGCCGCACCTGCGCCTGATCGGCGACCTGATGGAGTACTGCGCCCGGGACATCCCGAGGTACAAGCCGCTGTCGGTCTCCGGCTACCACATCCGCGAGGCCGGCTCGACCGCCGCGCAGGAGCTGGCGTACACCCTCGCGGACGGCTTCGGCTACGTCGAGCTGGGGTTGAGCCGCGGCCTGGACGTCAACGTCTTCGCCCCGGGCCTGAGCTTCTTCTTCGACTCGCACGTCGACTTCTTCGAGGAGATCGCCAAGTTCCGGGCCGCCCGCCGGATCTGGGCCCGCTGGCTGCGTGACGTCTACGGCGCCACCAGCGAGAAGGCGCTCTGGCTGCGGTTCCACACCCAGACCGCCGGGGTGTCGCTGACCGCCCAGCAGCCGGTCAACAACGTGGTGCGGACCGCCGTGGAGGCGCTCGCCGCGGTGCTCGGCGGGACCAACTCGCTGCACACCAACGCGCTCGACGAGACCCTCGCCCTGCCCACCGACGAGTCGGCCGAGATCGCCCTGCGGACCCAGCAGGTGCTGATGGAGGAGACCGGCGTGGTCAACGTGGCGGACCCGCTCGGCGGCTCCTGGTACGTCGAGGCGCTGACCGACAAGATCGAGGCGGAGGCGGAGGAGATCTTCGCCCGGATCCGGCAGCTCGGCGGCGAGGGCCCGCACCAGATCGGCCCGATGACCTCCGGCATCCTGCGCGGCATCGAGGACGGCTGGTTCACCGGCCACATCGCCGAGTCGGCCTTCGTCTACCAGCAGGCGCTGGAGAAGGGCGACAAGCGGATCGTCGGCGTCAACTGCCACACCGGCACCATCGCCAAGGACCTGGAGATCCTGCGGATCTCGCACGAGGTCGAGCTGGAGCAGCGCCGGGTCCTCGCCGAGCGCAAGACCGCCCGGGACGACGCGGCCGTCAAGGCCGCCGTCCAGCACATGGTCGAGGTGTCCCGGACCGGCGAGAACATGATCCCGGCCATGCTCGACGCCGTCCGCGCCGAGGCCACCCTCGGCGAGATCTGCGACGCCCTGCGCGCCGAGTGGGGCACCTACCGCGAACCCGCCCGCTTCTGA
- a CDS encoding tetratricopeptide repeat protein, with amino-acid sequence MSDPRITSSIFTRGAVDLSALRSTAPADSRPTTPAQAGPPTGLPGTPAGGSAAVIDVTEANIQTEVLERSLTTPVVVFFGAAGYPESDEFAPVLERLAAEGAGAWLLARVDVQQNPRIAQMFQLQAVPTVYAIVGGRPVDAFPGVIPESQLRQWIQAVLKAGGVTVAEPEDPRLADADDALMDGDLDAAEAAYKKILAESPADAAAEAGLAQVGVARRVAGADPRAALAAAEQAPDDIEAQLLAADIEVLSGLAEQAYARLVGVVRRTAGDDREKVRQHLVSLFTIAGPDDPAVASARRALASALF; translated from the coding sequence ATGAGCGACCCACGGATCACCTCGTCGATCTTCACCCGCGGCGCGGTCGACCTCAGCGCGCTGCGCAGCACGGCACCGGCCGATTCCCGTCCCACCACACCGGCTCAGGCCGGCCCGCCGACCGGTCTTCCGGGGACACCCGCCGGTGGGTCCGCCGCCGTGATCGACGTGACCGAGGCGAACATCCAGACCGAGGTGCTGGAGCGCTCGCTCACCACCCCCGTCGTGGTCTTCTTCGGCGCCGCGGGCTACCCGGAGAGCGACGAGTTCGCCCCGGTGCTGGAGCGGCTCGCCGCCGAGGGCGCCGGCGCGTGGCTGCTGGCCCGGGTCGACGTCCAGCAGAACCCCCGCATCGCCCAGATGTTCCAGCTCCAGGCCGTGCCGACCGTCTACGCGATCGTCGGCGGCCGGCCGGTCGACGCCTTCCCCGGCGTCATCCCCGAGTCGCAGCTGCGGCAGTGGATCCAGGCCGTCCTCAAGGCCGGCGGCGTCACCGTGGCCGAGCCGGAGGACCCCCGGCTCGCCGACGCCGACGACGCGCTGATGGACGGCGACCTCGACGCCGCCGAGGCCGCGTACAAGAAGATCCTGGCCGAGAGCCCGGCGGACGCCGCGGCGGAGGCCGGTCTGGCCCAGGTCGGGGTCGCCCGCCGGGTGGCCGGCGCCGACCCCCGGGCCGCGCTCGCCGCCGCCGAGCAGGCCCCGGACGACATCGAGGCCCAGCTCCTCGCCGCCGACATCGAGGTGCTCAGCGGCCTCGCCGAGCAGGCGTACGCCCGGCTGGTCGGCGTGGTCCGGCGGACCGCCGGCGACGACCGGGAGAAGGTACGCCAGCACCTGGTGTCGCTCTTCACCATCGCCGGCCCGGACGACCCGGCCGTGGCGTCGGCCCGGCGGGCCCTGGCCAGCGCCCTGTTCTGA
- a CDS encoding acetyl-CoA C-acetyltransferase, whose amino-acid sequence MASVIVSGARTPMGRLLGNLKDLPATKLGGIAIKAALERAGVAPDQVQYVIMGQVLQAGTGQIPARQAAVEAGIPMSTPALTINKVCLSGLDAIALADQLIRAGEFDIVVAGGMESMTNAPHLLLGQRSGYKYGDVTVKDHMALDGLTDAWDCCSMGESTERHGAKHGITRQEQDAFAAASHQRAAAAQKNGHFADEITPVIIPQRKGDPLVVSEDEGIRPDTTVETLGKLRPAFAKDGTITAGSSSPISDGAAAVVVMSKAKAKELGLTWLAEIGAHGNVAGPDNSLHSQPSNAINHALKKAGLAVSDLDLIEINEAFAAVGIQSTRDLGIDADKVNVNGGAIALGHPIGMSGARLVLSLAMELKRRGGGTGAAALCGGGGQGDALIIHVPAGADAQQ is encoded by the coding sequence ATGGCTTCGGTGATCGTCAGCGGCGCGCGTACCCCGATGGGGCGCCTGCTGGGCAACCTCAAGGACCTCCCCGCGACCAAGCTCGGTGGCATCGCGATCAAGGCGGCCCTGGAGCGGGCCGGCGTCGCCCCCGACCAGGTGCAGTACGTGATCATGGGGCAGGTGCTCCAGGCCGGCACCGGCCAGATCCCGGCCCGCCAGGCGGCGGTCGAGGCGGGCATCCCGATGTCCACCCCCGCGCTGACCATCAACAAGGTCTGCCTCTCCGGGCTGGACGCGATCGCCCTGGCCGACCAGCTCATCCGGGCCGGCGAGTTCGACATCGTGGTGGCCGGCGGCATGGAGTCCATGACCAACGCCCCGCACCTGCTGCTCGGCCAGCGCTCCGGCTACAAGTACGGCGACGTGACGGTGAAGGACCACATGGCCCTGGACGGGCTCACCGACGCCTGGGACTGCTGCTCGATGGGCGAGTCGACCGAGCGGCACGGGGCGAAGCACGGCATCACCCGCCAGGAGCAGGACGCCTTCGCCGCGGCCAGCCACCAGCGCGCCGCCGCCGCCCAGAAGAACGGTCACTTCGCCGACGAGATCACCCCGGTGATCATCCCGCAGCGCAAGGGTGACCCGCTGGTGGTCAGCGAGGACGAGGGGATCCGCCCGGACACCACCGTCGAGACCCTCGGCAAGCTGCGCCCGGCGTTCGCCAAGGACGGCACCATCACCGCCGGCAGCTCCTCGCCGATCTCCGACGGCGCCGCCGCGGTGGTCGTGATGAGCAAGGCCAAGGCCAAGGAGCTGGGGCTGACCTGGCTGGCCGAGATCGGCGCGCACGGCAACGTGGCCGGCCCGGACAACTCCCTGCACTCGCAGCCGTCCAACGCCATCAACCACGCCCTGAAGAAGGCCGGCCTGGCCGTCTCGGACCTCGACCTCATCGAGATCAACGAAGCGTTCGCCGCGGTCGGCATCCAGTCCACCCGGGACCTGGGCATCGACGCGGACAAGGTCAACGTCAACGGCGGCGCGATCGCGCTCGGCCACCCGATCGGCATGTCCGGCGCGCGGCTGGTGCTCAGCCTGGCGATGGAGCTCAAGCGGCGCGGTGGGGGCACCGGCGCGGCCGCGCTCTGCGGCGGCGGCGGCCAGGGCGACGCCCTGATCATCCACGTCCCGGCGGGTGCCGACGCGCAGCAGTGA
- a CDS encoding Asp23/Gls24 family envelope stress response protein: protein MADEATQELSVLPSAAAGGATHVSDEVVEKIAVAAAKSVPGVAELGGDVARFFNAVLDRVGLDQVGDARRGCSAHVTEGAAVVNLVLVIDGGRPVPEVTDGVRAAVTSAVEAYGLRVDEINIRVDDVALGGPLTPSA, encoded by the coding sequence ATGGCTGACGAGGCGACCCAGGAGCTGTCGGTGCTGCCCAGCGCGGCGGCGGGCGGCGCGACGCACGTCTCCGACGAGGTGGTGGAGAAGATCGCGGTGGCCGCCGCGAAGTCGGTGCCCGGCGTCGCCGAGCTGGGCGGCGACGTGGCGCGCTTCTTCAACGCGGTGCTGGACCGGGTCGGGCTCGACCAGGTGGGCGACGCCCGGCGCGGCTGCTCGGCGCACGTCACCGAGGGCGCGGCGGTGGTGAACCTGGTCCTGGTGATCGACGGTGGCCGGCCGGTGCCCGAGGTGACCGACGGGGTCCGCGCGGCGGTGACCTCGGCGGTCGAGGCGTACGGGCTGCGGGTCGACGAGATCAACATCCGGGTCGACGACGTGGCGCTGGGCGGTCCGCTGACGCCGTCGGCCTGA
- the ccrA gene encoding crotonyl-CoA carboxylase/reductase, with product MQDILAAIMAAEGSAQPERELAGLAGLPVPESYRGVVVRAEDTRMFDGMATRDKDPRKALHVQEVPTPELGPGEALVAVMASAINYNTVWTSIFEPLPTFKFLQRYGRLSELTRRHDLPYHVVGSDAAGVVLRTGPGVTRWKAGDEVVAHCLSVELEDAAGHDDTMLDPQQRIWGFETNFGGLAELCVVKANQLMPKPRHLSWEEAASPGLVNSTAYRQLVSHHGANMKQGDVVLIWGASGGLGGYATQMALNGGAIPVCVVSSPEKAELCRKMGAELVIDRSAEGFRFWKDEQTQDQDEWRRFGERIRELTGGEDPDIVFEHPGRETFGASVFVAKKGGTIVTCASTSGFLHQYDNRYLWMHLKRIVGSHFANYHEAWQANRLVALGKVHPTVSRTYPLEQTGQAAYEVHRNAHQGKVGVRCLAPADGLGVRDTELRARHETAINRFRGH from the coding sequence GTGCAGGACATCCTCGCAGCGATCATGGCGGCGGAGGGCTCCGCGCAGCCGGAGCGGGAACTCGCCGGCCTGGCCGGCCTGCCGGTACCGGAGAGCTACCGGGGCGTGGTGGTCCGCGCCGAGGACACCCGGATGTTCGACGGCATGGCCACCCGGGACAAGGACCCGCGCAAGGCGCTGCACGTGCAGGAGGTGCCCACCCCCGAGCTGGGCCCGGGCGAGGCGCTGGTCGCGGTGATGGCCAGCGCGATCAACTACAACACGGTGTGGACCAGCATCTTCGAGCCGCTGCCCACCTTCAAGTTCCTCCAGCGCTACGGCCGGCTCTCCGAGCTGACCCGCCGGCACGACCTGCCGTACCACGTGGTCGGGTCGGACGCGGCCGGCGTGGTGCTGCGCACCGGCCCCGGGGTGACCCGGTGGAAGGCCGGCGACGAGGTGGTCGCGCACTGTCTCTCCGTCGAGCTGGAGGACGCGGCCGGCCACGACGACACGATGCTCGACCCGCAGCAGCGGATCTGGGGCTTCGAGACCAACTTCGGCGGCCTGGCCGAGCTGTGCGTGGTCAAGGCCAACCAGCTGATGCCCAAGCCGCGCCACCTGAGCTGGGAGGAGGCGGCCAGCCCCGGCCTGGTCAACTCCACCGCGTACCGGCAGCTCGTCTCGCACCACGGGGCGAACATGAAGCAGGGCGACGTGGTGCTGATCTGGGGCGCCTCGGGCGGCCTCGGCGGGTACGCCACCCAGATGGCGCTCAACGGCGGCGCGATCCCGGTCTGCGTGGTCTCCTCGCCGGAGAAGGCCGAGCTGTGCCGGAAGATGGGCGCCGAGCTGGTGATCGACCGCAGCGCCGAGGGCTTCCGGTTCTGGAAGGACGAGCAGACCCAGGACCAGGACGAGTGGCGCCGGTTCGGCGAGCGGATCCGGGAGCTGACCGGCGGCGAGGACCCGGACATCGTCTTCGAGCACCCGGGCCGGGAGACCTTCGGCGCGAGCGTCTTCGTCGCCAAGAAGGGCGGCACCATCGTCACCTGCGCCTCCACCAGCGGATTCCTGCACCAGTACGACAACCGCTACCTCTGGATGCACCTCAAGCGGATCGTCGGCAGCCACTTCGCCAACTACCACGAGGCGTGGCAGGCCAACCGGCTGGTCGCGCTCGGCAAGGTGCACCCGACCGTGTCGAGGACCTACCCGCTGGAGCAGACCGGCCAGGCCGCGTACGAGGTGCACCGCAACGCGCACCAGGGCAAGGTGGGCGTGCGCTGCCTGGCGCCGGCCGACGGCCTCGGCGTCCGGGACACCGAGCTGCGGGCCCGGCACGAAACGGCGATCAACCGGTTCCGCGGCCACTGA
- a CDS encoding DivIVA domain-containing protein: MPQQQSSPLAFFDNANSQPDFTVGLRGYNTGQVDDFIGRLTAALTQSEQARAEAEQRMNDAQRRLRQAEQRQGALEQKLTETNKQLEENSRPTLSGLGTRVEQILRLAEEQANDHRNEAKRESEGILSAARLEAREITDKARAEAAAMKATAEREAGSVRTAAEREAAEVRVQARREADTLRADADRETKQLRTVTAHEVAELKSTVEREVATLRATAEREITQQRAKAAREAEEKRAEATKLLTDARDKRDKDLQALELQLAERREKAEREESERHAAQVAQTQKLVSEAEQRARAAQERAKEIEQRAEARRVESERTANETVDKAKALADKTLSEAKAEAQRVLNEARTEAELTTQAARREVEDLTRQKDAVTSQLGQMLSGLAGIVPGVPAAANKPEPAKPQAAEQKVTAESAS, encoded by the coding sequence ATGCCCCAGCAGCAGTCCTCCCCTCTTGCGTTCTTCGATAACGCGAACTCGCAGCCCGATTTCACCGTTGGCCTGCGCGGATACAACACCGGTCAGGTCGACGACTTCATCGGCCGGTTGACCGCCGCGCTGACCCAGTCCGAGCAGGCCCGCGCCGAGGCCGAGCAGCGGATGAACGACGCGCAGCGTCGGCTCCGCCAGGCCGAGCAGCGCCAGGGCGCGCTCGAGCAGAAGCTCACCGAGACCAACAAGCAGCTCGAGGAGAACAGCCGGCCGACCCTCTCCGGCCTGGGCACCCGCGTCGAGCAGATCCTCCGGCTGGCCGAGGAGCAGGCCAACGACCACCGCAACGAGGCCAAGCGCGAGTCGGAGGGCATCCTCTCCGCCGCCCGGCTCGAGGCGCGGGAGATCACCGACAAGGCCCGCGCCGAGGCGGCCGCGATGAAGGCCACCGCCGAGCGGGAGGCCGGCAGCGTCCGCACCGCCGCCGAGCGGGAGGCCGCCGAGGTCCGGGTGCAGGCCCGCCGCGAGGCGGACACCCTGCGCGCCGACGCCGACCGGGAGACCAAGCAGCTGCGTACGGTCACCGCGCACGAGGTGGCCGAGCTGAAGTCCACCGTCGAGCGGGAGGTGGCCACCCTGCGTGCCACCGCCGAGCGCGAGATCACCCAGCAGCGGGCGAAGGCGGCCCGGGAGGCCGAGGAGAAGCGCGCCGAGGCGACCAAGCTGCTCACCGACGCCCGGGACAAGCGCGACAAGGACCTCCAGGCCCTGGAGCTCCAGCTCGCCGAGCGCCGGGAGAAGGCCGAGCGCGAGGAGTCCGAGCGGCACGCCGCCCAGGTCGCGCAGACCCAGAAGCTGGTCAGCGAGGCCGAGCAGCGGGCCCGCGCCGCCCAGGAGCGCGCCAAGGAGATCGAGCAGCGGGCCGAGGCGCGCCGGGTCGAGTCCGAGCGCACCGCCAACGAGACCGTCGACAAGGCCAAGGCGCTGGCCGACAAGACGCTGAGCGAGGCGAAGGCCGAGGCCCAGCGGGTGCTCAACGAGGCCCGCACCGAGGCGGAGCTGACCACCCAGGCGGCCCGCCGCGAGGTCGAGGACCTCACCCGGCAGAAGGACGCCGTCACCTCCCAGCTCGGCCAGATGCTCTCCGGTCTCGCCGGCATCGTGCCGGGGGTCCCGGCCGCCGCCAACAAGCCGGAGCCGGCCAAGCCGCAGGCCGCCGAGCAGAAGGTCACGGCCGAGTCGGCCAGCTGA